The Podospora pseudopauciseta strain CBS 411.78 chromosome 2 map unlocalized CBS411.78m_2, whole genome shotgun sequence genome has a window encoding:
- a CDS encoding uncharacterized protein (COG:S; EggNog:ENOG503NVSA), producing the protein MDFWSRLLAHTPLSSASSRKDFAKDPARRLHRFEKEYSQLLHIWRHSSNLAHDDEAAEQIEIRLQELTSLLSDESRRPLPHPCISFAAAKQVYIPVAKIATSSYNEWIIKEAVLFFATLIESEEEAFVENDNFSGSLTNLLVRITGANSIRLSAEIEARIVELAFNITTKIRLNPEILPAWFKSHHHGPHDAKHVDDHDKFTGKTQKQDFPLFYLLMDYIHHEGKVGDFARTGLLYIIEAASSSVLLEQWIVESDLSTLMATGLGALYSQLSRKLVIDHPSNEVPPCLALSDYEHPKSNYEIVSSCSPEFLSHVDTFLSHLLFWQDVLNHCKSVEVKSTLLEHFQVIFLQQLLYPSLLESSDVDGGSSVAVLTYLRRILESVDHPDMINLILHYLLALPDVVSPAPADSGDIVSAARKRKSLDLATMMASKSEEAADPLLFNLVDLIRACLRSQNHQTVHVTLQLVSTILKRHHRYAVTTLLDTEGVLDESHHRTAGAQAQEIDYLMALAGTIGGDDTFNELYENLLRDTLGRVENHPCSTPLITPKTSTNNHQLPAVPDSLPSAPRSVRSHTLRPEDPLLNIMLDRLETFFTNPVETNLCLTEAVIDLAVCGYMHLEGWFLRSPQSYHFDEDDEEDEELPLPDPSLDPESQEYAEYVQMQQLKECRRRPKWNQSSLPRLLKVLQLLCDQVEAYREQVPRFDDLLQQRREAFQIADHAPPIPTPSRARTPSSQAPTVAGTPSIEKGMFDEARNPSRERPSGLEVFAQRILSELGTPSRSGSPRGRKETRRVASERVVPMNDATLLRTPIPNRSFSPTSVASAPAPISWDNRGDILNSQAKAFQAIDQSILARRIGIPEVKPPVEPITLSYDRKPAIVSADSAEGGEDASDDAEGEGEGGGEDALLAPSEDGETDAGTVVEEKTVSVSHVLTNVVLLQSFLFEMASVVQVRAGLFDEVRYT; encoded by the exons ATGGATTTT TGGTCGCGCCTCCTAGCACACACGCCGCTGTCGTCGGCAAGCTCCCGGAAGGACTTCGCAAAGGATCCTGCCCGTCGCCTACACCGTTTCGAGAAGGAATACAGTCAGCTATTG CACATATGGCGtcactcctccaacctcgcccacGATGATGAAGCCGCCGAACAAATCGAGATCAGACTCCAAGAATTGACAAGTCTCCTCAGTGACGAGTCCAGACgtcccctcccacatccaTGTATTTCCTTTGCTGCTGCAAAGCAAGTTTATATCCCGGTGGCCAAAATCGCCACCAGCTCCTATAACGAATGGATCATCAAGGAGGCAGTGCTCTTCTTCGCGACGCTGATCGAaagcgaggaggaagccTTTGTGGAGAACGACAACTTCTCCGGCAGCTTGACGAATCTGCTGGTGCGCATAACTGGCGCAAACAGCATACGCCTCAGTGCCGAGATTGAGGCCCGTATCGTTGAACTGGCTTTCAACATCACGACTAAGATCCGTCTGAATCCCGAGATACTGCCCGCCTGGTTCAagtcccaccaccacggtCCACATGATGCCAAACATGTTGACGACCATGATAAGTTCACGGGGAAGACCCAAAAACAGGACTTCCCCCTCTTTTATCTGTTGATGGACTACATCCATCATGAGGGCAAGGTGGGTGACTTTGCCAGGACCGGCCTGCTTTATATCATCGAAGCGGCATCAAGCTCGGTTCTGCTCGAACAGTGGATTGTCGAGAGCGATTTGTCAACGCTCATGGCCACGGGATTGGGCGCTCTGTATAGTCAACTGAGCCGCAAGCTCGTGATCGACCACCCAAGCAACGAAGTGCCCCCTTGTCTTGCATTATCTGACTACGAACATCCGAAATCAAACTACGAAATTGTGAGCTCCTGCTCACCCGAGTTTTTATCTCATGTGGACACATTTCTCTCCCATTTGCTCTTCTGGCAGGATGTTCTGAATCATTGTAAGTCTGTCGAAGTCAAATCGACCTTGTTGGAGCACTTCCAAGTCATCTTTCTGCAGCAACTTTT ATACCCTTCGCTGCTTGAGTCTTCCGATGTGGACGGTGGCTCGTCGGTGGCCGTCTTGACTTATCTTCGCCGCATTTTGGAATCTGTTGATCATCCCGACATGATCAACCTCATTCTTCACTACCTTCTTGCTTTACCCGACGTTGTATCGCCCGCACCTGCTGATTCTGGCGACATTGTCAGCGCTGCTCGGAAACGTAAATCACTGGACCTGGCTACCATGATGGCCTCCAAAAGCGAGGAGGCAGCTGACCCCTTGCTCTTCAACCTTGTTGACCTTATACGCGCCTGTCTCCGTTCTCAGAATCATCAAACTGTTCATGTGACTCTCCAACTTGTATCGACGATTCTTAAGAGACATCACCGATACGCAGTCACCACACTCCTCGACACAGAAGGTGTGCTCGATGAGTCTCACCACCGAACAGCCGGAGCCCAGGCGCAAGAAATTGACTATCTGATGGCACTGGCTGGTACCATTGGCGGCGATGACACTTTTAACGAGCTCTACGAGAACCTACTCAGGGACACATTGGGACGTGTAGAAAACCACCCCTGCTCAACGCCGTTGATCACGCCCAAGACTTCAACAAATAACCACCAATTACCCGCCGTGCCAGACAGTCTTCCCAGTGCACCTCGGAGCGTCCGATCACATACCCTTCGCCCAGAAGACCCTCTACTAAACATAATGCTTGACCGGCTCGAAACGTTTTTCACCAACCCGGTGGAAACCAACCTATGCCTGACGGAAGCCGTTATCGACCTTGCTGTGTGCGGCTACATGCATCTAGAAGGGTGGTTCTTGAGAAGCCCACAAAGCTACCAtttcgacgaggatgacgaggaagacgaggagtTGCCTCTTCCTGACCCGTCCCTGGATCCCGAGTCCCAGGAATACGCCGAATACGTCCAAATGCAGCAGCTGAAGGAGTGCCGGCGGCGTCCCAAGTGGAACCAGTCAAGCCTTCCCCGCTTGCTCAAGgttctccagcttctttgCGACCAGGTTGAGGCATACCGGGAGCAAGTTCCACGATTTGATGACCTGCTTCAGCAACGCCGAGAGGCTTTCCAGATTGCTGATCACGCTCCTCCTATTCCTACCCCGTCCCGGGCTAGAACCCCGTCTTCCCAAGCACCGACAGTCGCGGGCACACCGTCCATTGAAAAGGGCATGTTTGACGAGGCTCGCAACCCATCTAGGGAGCGACCTTCTGGCCTCGAGGTGTTTGCCCAGCGCATATTGTCTGAGCTCGGTACACCCAGTCGCTCAGGCAGTCCCCGTGGCAGGAAGGAGACCAGACGGGTGGCTTCAGAACGGGTTGTACCGATGAACGATGCCACGCTTCTCCGAACACCTATCCCCAACCGGTCCTTCTCGCCCACCAGCGTAGCAAGTGCCCCGGCGCCTATATCGTGGGATAACCGAGGCGATATCCTCAACTCGCAAGCCAAGGCTTTCCAGGCGATTGATCAGAGTAtcttggcgaggaggattggAATCCCGGAGGTCAAGCCGCCAGTGGAGCCAATTACATTGAGCTATGATAGGAAACCAGCTATTGTCTCGGCCGACTCtgcggagggcggggaggatgcATCTGATGACGCTGAaggtgaaggtgaaggaggcggggaggatgcATTGTTGGCACCGTCTGAGGACGGGGAGACGGATGCGGGGACCGTCgtggaggagaagacggTCTCGGTATCACATGTGCTGACGAAtgtggtgctgctgcagaGCTTTTTGTTTGAGATGGCGAGCGTGGTGCAGGTGAGGGCTGGGTTGTTTGATGAGGTGAGGTATACTTGA
- a CDS encoding uncharacterized protein (EggNog:ENOG503P0Y5; COG:G) — protein MGFFTRSKKAKKDTPKPPSKHQSSRASGQHQLSPPPPSATPASPHLQHGRPYLPSSPQFQPAGLLPPPSGWEPYQLPYPSPPIIVNQHHYYLGPPPPLPPRDDHSSRSQPSGSNNKLNLDSAVDLAKNLCQEAGITKMFDSALSQSPLSSYGAELVDQSNALLNQVSNQFNDVLTMIDRDHYSSHEKEILAWQPQQPPQSQELVRVSDSSLSEKSMHKPPKRSHKRDHPKGQTTAAATVVSGSIFSKVELYANSRLPMNLQPLKLYIPTYPLLCLAAQYSERVYDKPEGAESDAHVDADWRAGTKAMVIKSMPMDYMNTIVFSIRGTATFMDWTVNLKTDPASPSGFLDDPHNLCHSGFLSVARKMVIPVARRLRQLLEEDPNRASYSLLITGHSAGGAVASLLYMHMLSTSKAAESELNIVAGFFKRIHCITFGTPPISLRPLTKPEDYERRPQLRKSLFLSFVNEGDPVARADTAYVKSLLELFVAPAPPAIISSRDAANKKVRTKEKAPSKSSKSSSGPIWKVPPNRLSSAGRIVVLRSGDPKARSKGKKKTVEERLNEGVVAQITSDEQLRGVIWGDPVAHVMRLYAGRIETLAVGAVTGRGY, from the exons ATGGGCTTCTTTACGCGCTCCAAGAAAGCGAAGAAGGACACCCCAAAGCCCCCATCTAAACATCAGTCCAGTCGAGCCTCTGGTCAACACCAAttatctccccctcctccatcagcaACACCGGCCTCACCACACTTGCAACATGGCCGGCCATAccttccatcatctcctcaaTTCCAGCCCGCTGGCTTGCTCCCTCCACCTTCTGGCTGGGAACCTTATCAGCTACCATacccatcccctcccatcaTTGTGAATCAACATCACTATTATCTTGGTCCGCCACCGCCATTACCACCTCGCGACGACCATTCATCCCGATCTCAACCAAGTGGTAGTAATAACAAGCTCAACCTCGACTCGGCTGTCGATTTGGCAAAGAACCTCTGCCAAGAGGCTGGGATCACCAAGATGTTTGACAGTGCTCTTTCACAATCTCCATTATCTAGCTACGGGGCTGAGCTGGTTGACCAGAGCAATGCCCTCTTGAACCAAGTTTCCAACCAGTTCAATGATGTCTTGACCATGATTGATCGAGACCATTACTCGAGCCACGAAAAGGAGATTCTCGCTTGGCAGCCACAGCAACCACCTCAATCACAGGAGCTTGTACGGGTTTCAGACTCCTCGCTGAGCGAGAAGAGCATGCACAAACCACCCAAAAGAAGTCACAAAAGGGATCACCCCAAGGGACAGAcaacagcggcagcaacAGTTGTCTCGGGAAGCATTTTCTCCAAGGTGGAACTGTATGCGAACTCGAGGCTGCCTATGAACCTGCAGCCTCTCAAGTT ATACATTCCCACCTACCCCTTACTATGCTTGGCAGCACAGTACTCTGAACGTGTCTACGACAAGCCTGAGGGCGCCGAGAGCGATGCCCATGTCGATGCGGATTGGCGAGCTGGTACAAAAGCCATGGTCATCAAGTCAATGCCGATGGATTACATGAACACAATTGTCTTTTCCATTCGTGGTACGGCAACGTTTATGGATTGGACGGTCAATCTTAAGACCGATCCAGCGTCTCCATCTGGCTTTTTG GATGACCCTCACAACCTTTGCCACTCCGGCTTCCTTTCGGTCGCTCGCAAAATGGTGATTCCTGTCgcccgccgcctccggcAGCTGCTTGAGGAGGACCCAAACCGTGCTTCTTACTCGCTCTTGATCACGGGTCACAGCGCAGGAGGAGCTGTCGCTTCCCTCCTCTACATGCACATGTTGTCCACTTCCAAGGCGGCAGAGAGCGAGTTGAACATCGTCGCCGGGTTCTTCAAGCGCATTCACTGCATCACCTTTGGGACACCGCCGATCAGCCTTCGACCACTCACCAAGCCCGAGGACTACGAGCGTCGCCCTCAGCTCAGAAAGAGCTTGTTTCTCAGCTTTGTCAACGAAGGTGACCCGGTGGCGAGAGCAGACACGGCCTATGTCAAGAGTTTATTGGAGCTTTTCGTTGCCCCTGCGCCGCCTGCCATCATCAGCTCTCGAGATGCTGCGAATAAGAAGGTCCGCACGAAAGAGAAGGCTCCCAGCAAGAGCTCGAAATCCTCTTCTGGTCCGATCTGGAAGGTGCCGCCCAACAGACTGAGCAGTGCCGGCCGAattgtggtgttgaggtccGGGGATCCAAAAGCCAGGtcaaagggaaagaaaaagacggtAGAGGAGCGCCTGAACGAGGGTGTGGTTGCTCAAATCACGTCTGATGAACAACTACGGGGTGTAATCTGGGGTGATCCTGTCGCTCACGTCATGAGACTGTACGCTGGCAGGATCGAGACGCTTGCTGTCGGTGCTGTCACCGGGCGAGGATACTGA
- the HRT2 gene encoding Hairy/enhancer-of-split with YRPW motif protein 2 (EggNog:ENOG503NVVV; COG:S), with the protein MDLDPKIPQYSTGDPNSFGWQTGRRRWPIIITQAIDDAYRAVAHCPDPEKQTEGKRIVEALTKLKYEVQHDRALTPLPDDGYPDIATYNAELEQLNSPTWLKSPWLYTECYLFRRIATSFALSSHWKNYDVFARQKTSTFRSSRPAVLELAARYKDLMSQLQNHPDQPREAQELLFAEMAEICLWGNATDLSLLTSLTYEDIQALQGSEARKKAEANILVNDLPSCFAHLLEAKQSGKKERRVDIVLDNAGFELFVDLVLAGYLLSAGLATHVVLHPKSIPWFVSDVLPSDFAALLNALAAPRWFYETPSGEEELQGKTPEKLSDKEVEELGFLFQEWSRFHAEGQLVLRPNRVWTGPGSFWRLPEEAPELVEDLKGSEVVIFKGDLNYRKLVGDAAWDPTTPFTEAIGPLGPGSGLNILALRTCKADVVVGLPPGKDEELKALEDGGGDSGARKWAWNGKWAVVSFSKGS; encoded by the exons ATGGATCTAGACCCAAAGATTC CGCAATACTCAACTGGCGACCCCAACTCCTTTGGTTGGCAAAccggaagaagaagatggcccatcatcatc ACCCAAGCCATAGACGACGCCTACCGCGCAGTAGCCCACTGCCCCGACCCCGAAAAGCAAACCGAAGGTAAGCGCATCGTCGAAGCGCTCACCAAACTTAAATACGAAGTCCAGCACGACCgcgccctcacccccctccccgacgaTGGCTATCCCGATATAGCCACCTACAACGCCGAGCTCGAACAGCTCAACTCCCCAACCTGGCTGAAATCCCCCTGGCTCTACACCGAATGCTACCTCTTCCGGCGCATTGCCACCTCCTTCGCCCTGTCCAGCCACTGGAAAAACTACGATGTATTCGCCCGCCAAAAAACCTCCACCTTCCGCTCCTCCCGCCCCgccgtcctcgagctcgccGCCAGATACAAGGACTTGATGTCCCAgctccaaaaccaccccgACCAGCCCCGCGAGGCGCAGGAGTTGCTCTTCGCCGAAATGGCCGAAATCTGCCTCTGGGGCAACGCCACTGACCTATCTCTGCTCACGTCCCTCACGTACGAAGACATCCAAGCCCTCCAAGGGAGCGAAGCCCGCAAGAAGGCAGAGGCCAACATCCTGGTCAACGACCTCCCGTCTTGCTTCGCCCACCTTCTCGAAGCGAAACAATCCGGCAAGAAAGAACGTCGGGTCGACATCGTCCTCGACAATGCTGGCTTTGAGCTGTTTGTTGATCTCGTCTTGGCTGGGTACCTCCTCTCTGCTGGATTGGCCACACATGTCGTCTTACATCCAAAGTCAATCCCCTGGTTTGTCTCGGATGTTTTGCCGTCCGACTTTGCCGCTTTGTTGAACGCGCTGGCGGCGCCGAGGTGGTTTTACGAGACGCcctctggggaggaggagctacAAGGGAAGACGCCAGAGAAGTTATCTGacaaggaggtggaggagttggggttcTTGTTCCAGGAGTGGAGCAGGTTCCATGCTGAGGGGCAGTTGGTCTTGAGGCCAAACAGAGTGTGGACCGGACCGGGTAGCTTCTGGAGACTGCCCGAGGAGGCGCCAgagttggtggaggactTGAAGGGGAGCGAGGTGGTGATTTTTAAGGGGGATTTGAACTATAGGAAGCTGGTTGGAGAT GCTGCCTGGGATCCTACTACCCCTTTCACAGAAGCCATCGGTCCTCTTGGTCCTGGCTCTGGGCTCAACATCCTCGCTCTGAGAACGTGCAAGGCCGATGTCGTTGTTGGTCTTCCTCCCGGAAAAgacgaggagctcaaggcgctcgaggatggcggtggtgactCTGGAGCGCGCAAGTGGGCTTGGAACGGAAAGTGGGCTGTtgtctccttctccaaggGGTCATGA
- a CDS encoding uncharacterized protein (EggNog:ENOG503PG6H), whose product MCTYFYLHHHHMPPCTRNIDMVVHYSFCPNSTIDSAGAQQPCDSPHFDNTQSVDYNDPCASGGCLVSADCTSGGCRLEQLNGRWVCCQCNGRGNEYRWCRHRMRSSPDTFCYHVCCSGCKADNKSSSSSSSSSKRKGAK is encoded by the coding sequence ATGTGTACTTACTTCtatctccatcaccaccacatgcCACCCTGCACCCGCAACATCGACATGGTGGTACACTACAGCTTCTGCCCCAACTCCACCATCGACAGTGCAGGTGCTCAGCAGCCGTGCGACAGCCCGCATTTTGACAACACCCAGAGCGTCGACTACAACGATCCCTGCGCCTCCGGTGGATGTCTCGTTTCGGCCGACTGCACCTCGGGCGGCTGCCGTCTCGAGCAACTCAACGGCCGTTGGGTATGCTGCCAGTGCAACGGCCGCGGCAATGAGTATCGCTGGTGTCGCCACCGCATGCGCAGCAGCCCAGATACCTTTTGCTACCACGTTTGCTGTAGTGGGTGCAAGGCCGATAACaagtcatcatcgtcgtcgagtTCCAGCTCCAAACGCAAGGGTGCTAAGTAG